The following DNA comes from Salvelinus namaycush isolate Seneca chromosome 39, SaNama_1.0, whole genome shotgun sequence.
TGTTGTTTATTTGCTTTGTTCCATGTTCTGATATGTCAGGCAGAATAGGACTATTATCCATGAGTTGACATGTGTGCCTTTGTCATCATAATCCCCGATTGGACAGATAATGACTCTACTACCTCAATGTGATGTTGTAATAGTATCCTACCCATCCCTCCGTTTTTTAAATGATGGCCAATGCCTACTTTTTTGTGAAAGTCCCTACAATTAGGTTTTGCAGATCATATTTAAATAGCCTACAAGACATACCATACCCTCAGGTATAAAATGCATTGTGACTGCTTGTTTGGTCATCTTAAGGAACTAATCTAAAATGCATAAAGAATGTCACATAGCCTAAAAGCATGCATTCCATTCAGCCCGCTGAAAcaactctctccctctacctctcgctctcctctgcAATGGAGAACATTGCATAATGACTCCCCTCAGATAAATCAAATATTATGGATCTACCCACCAATTCATAATTTATTGGTTGCCTCTGAAATCCATCTGAAAAAGTCACGAGGAAAGTGCCTTGGGCTTTTTTTGCGTGAGGTGCGCTTGTTTTGGAATTTCATTCGTTGGAGCTGCGGCGAAAACTCCGCCCCTGTCCAACTGCCGCACTGGATTGGGTGCTACCGTCGTCTGTCTCCGGGACATCAGGGGAGGCACGAGTTCGCTCTAGGAGTAATCAGTTTCGGACTCGTAGTGGAACCAAGCGCTTGGGTCCCCGATGCTGCACAAATCACGGCGACCCCCGGTGGAGATGAAGGCGGACTCCGATTGGCTCTGATTTTTAAAAGCCCTTTTCATTCAGGAGGTTGCCCATTATCAACATGGCTGAGCCGTCGGCCCCAGTACCCTTTGCAAAAATGGCGTCACTTAGCCGGGTTCGAGCTCTGACGATGATTTTCTTAACTGTCAGCGGTTGTTTGGTCACCTCGACAAGTGGCAAGGAAGGAGGGGTAGAGTCGGACACGGTTATCATCGGGCTCCGGTTGGAGGACACGGACGACATTTCCTTTATGGATAGGGGCTACCTACGGGTGAGTGAACGGTCTCGTGTCAAATTGAGGGTATACGGGCAAAACATAAACAACGAGACCTGGTCCAAAATTTCATTTACGGAACACGAGCAGATCCGACCAGTCGGGGACATCGACAGCTTGTCGGGGGACAACGGGAGCAAAGAGGATACGTCCGCGCATCCCTGCGGTATCAGGACCTCGGATATAATCATCTTGCCCAACATCATTCTAAGTCGCAGAACGTCGGGAGTAGTTGAAATCGAGGTCAAACCCCTTCGAAAAACCGAGAGGAGTAAATCTTATTACCTGTGCATCGCCACCTCGACACCTGCCCACAACGCCGCCGGCCTGCACGACCCATGGACCGAAAACACCTGGATTTACCACGACGGAGATGACACTAAAGTGATAGTTGTGGAGGAGAAGAGGTTTCTGCTCCCCTTCTGGCTTCAAGTCATCTTTATTTCCatgttgctgtgtctgtcaggCATGTTCAGCGGGTTGAACTTGGGACTGATGGCACTGGACCCAATGGAGCTCCAAATAGTCCAGAATTGTGGCACAGAGATGGAGAAGAATTATGCCAAAAAGATAGAGCCAGTTAGGAGCCAAGGGAATTACCTGCTTTGCTCACTTCTCCTAGGCAACGTGCTCGTGAATACAACTCTAACTATCTTATTTGATGATATTGCAGGTTCTGGGCTGATAGCTGTGGTGATGTCAACTATTGGAATTGTCATCTTTGGAGAGATTGTCCCTCAAGCCATATGCTCAAGACATGGCCTTGCCGTTGGAGCCAACACCATTTTCCTCACCAAGTTTTTCATGCTGCTCACCTTCCCCGCGTCATACCCAGTGAGCAAACTTCTAGATTACCTTTTGGGCCAAGAGATAGGCACTGTGTACAACCGCGAGAAGCTTCTGGAGATGCTCCGAGTCACGGATCCGTACAATGATCTGGTCAAAGAGGAGTTGAACATCATTCAGGGCGCCTTGGAACTACGGACTAAGACAGTGGAGGACGTGATGACCCCGCTAAGAGATTGTTTTATGATTCCAGGTGATGCTATCCTCGACTTCAACACCATGTCTGAAATCATGGAGAGCGGCTACACGCGCATCCCCGTGTTCGAGGGCGAGAGGTCCAACATTGTGGATCTATTGTTCGTGAAGGACCTGGCGTTTGTCGACCCAGATGATTCTACGCCGCTGAAAACCATCACTAAGTTTTACAGCCATCAGCTGCATTTTGTGTTCAATGACACCAGGCTGGATGCCATGCTGGAGGAGTTCAAGAAAGGTGAGAGGGGTTTCATTCTTTATTGGCCGACTGTATCCTGTCAATCAAATGATCATGCCATTTCAAGCAAAATGTGTGATGACTGTTCCATCACGGCTTTCATTTGGCATGTCTACGGTCTAGCGATTCATTGCAAATGTGAGAATGACGTTTCATCGGAACACAGACCGATTATATAATAACCTAGAGAGACAAGTGTTGCTATGCATTAGTAAGCAGTCAATTCACTGTATTACATCTCCACTGTAGATTTCTATTCATGTCAACATATTTATGGCATTTTAAAGTGAGGGAAAACATCACAATCTTCAACAAGGGGGTATTTGCCTCTGGGAATAACACTGTCCCAGTTCCTTGACTGGATGTATAATGTCACACACTTGACATAATAATATCCAGATCAGATCCCCTACTATGGTAATACTATGACATCATAGAGAGCTCGAAGACCTTTTCCCTCTGGAAGATGGTCAAGTAATGTGTGTCTTACTGTCTAATAACAGATTACTGTCATTTAAAACTTGACTGAGACACATGAATGACCTCATAGCGCAGATGGCCTGCTGTCCTTCAGGTGTCTCCTTGATGCCCCAAGTGTTTCAAGTGTGTAAACAAAGATGTTAAGCCAAACCACGAAACCCGACTTCCAGGAAGATGGAGTGTGGCGTTGCTTCATCAGGAAGGGTGTCACAAAAAATcccagatacatttttttttaaagaggtgAGGTGGGGTGGGGAGGAATGGCATCCTAAAGTAGCTGGCTGCCATTCCTTGTCAGAGATGTAAGGGCGCATTTGTTGTCACCTCTTGGGTCATTTCCTGCAAAGAAAAGGTGGAGAGGGGGAATGTTCATGTTATCTTTCACCATCACTTCCTTTCCTCGTTAATGTTCACACGGttcccctcccactctctctctctctctctctctctctctctctctctcccactctctctctctcccactctctctctctcccactctctctcccactctctctctctctctctctctctctctctctctctctctctctctctctctctctctctctctctctctctctctctctctctctctctctctctctctctctctctctctctctctcctctcccccccccccccccccccccctctgtggTTTGTGACTTGCATTAGGAAATTCATTCATGGGAATGGTACAACCGCGTCAGTGCTAAGGTTATCAGGTGGGGGCATCTTGTTTGAGAACCTGCTTAAatcccctcctctccctactCTCAGTTGTGTGCATTGCCTCTGAATGATGGTAGTGATAACTCCCTTCGTCCTGCCCACTGGAATGCAGTCGTGTGATTAATGAATAACTCCTCTCTCTTAACACCCACTGAGTTACACTTTATGACATAGTTACTCACTTTGTAAAGTTTTCATTTTAAGGTGTGTTTTGGTTTCGTCACAGTCTGACACTGACAATCACACCTGTCTGTTGATAGCAGGAACGATATACATTTTGATCATGCAGCTTCTGTGCAcacggttgttacatcattacggttgttacatcattatggTTGTTACGTCATTACGGTTGTTACgtcattacggttgttacatcattatggttgttacatcattacggttgttacatcattatggttgttatatcattacattttttacatcattacggttgttacatcattacggttgtaaCGTCATTATagttgttacatcattacggttgttacatcattacggttgttatatcattacattttttacatcattacggttgttacatcattacggttgttatatcattacattttttacatcattatggttgttacatcattccggttgttacatcattacggttgttacatcattacggttgttacatcattatggTTGTTACGTCATTACGGTTGTTACgtcattacggttgttacatcattacggttgttacatcattatggTTGTTACgtcattacggttgttacatcattatggTTGTTACgtcattacggttgttacatcattacggttgttacatcattatggTTGTTACGTCATTACGGTTGTTACGTCATTACGGTTGTTACGTCATtatggttgttacatcattacgttttttacatcattacggttgtaaCGTCATTATagttgttacatcattacggttgttacatcattacggttgttatatcattacattttttacatcattacggttgttacatcattacggttgttataTCATTACATTctttacatcattacggttgttatatcattacattttttacatcattccggttgttacatcattacgattgttacatcattacggttgttacgtCATTATGGTTGTTACGTCATTACAGTTGTTACGTCATTATGGTTGTTACGTCATtatggttgttacatcattacggttgttacatcattacggttcttacatcattacggttgttacatcattacggttgttacatcattatggttgttacatcattatggttgttacatcattatggttgttacatcattacggttcttacatcattacggttgttacatcattacagttgttacatcattatggttgttacatcattacggttgttacatcattacggttcttacatcattacggttgttacatcattacggttgttacgtcattacggttgttacgtcattacggttgttacatcattatggttgttacatcattacggttgttacatcattacggttgttacatcattacattttttacatcattacggttgttacatcattacgttttttacatcattacggttgtaaCGTCATTATagttgttacatcattacggttgttacatcattacggttgttatatcattacatttttaacatcattacggttgttacatcattacggttgttatatcattacattttttacatcattacggttgttacatcattacattttttacatcattccggttgttacatcattacgattgttacatcattacggttgttacgtCATTATGGTTGTTACGTCATTACGGTTGTTACGTCATTACGGTTGTTACGTCATtatggttgttacatcattacggttgttacatcattacggttcttacatcattacggttgttacatcattacggttgttacatcattacggttgttatatcattacatttttaacatcattacggttgttacatcattacggttgttatatcattacattttttacatcattacggttgttacatcattacattttttacatcattccggttgttacatcattacgattgttacatcattacggttgttacgtCATTATGGTTGTTACGTCATTACGGTTGTTACGTCATtatggttgttacatcattacggttgttacatcattacggttcctacatcattacggttgttacatcattacggttcttacatcattacggttgttatatcattacattttttacatcattacggttgttacatcattacggttgttacatcattacattttttacatcattacggttgttacatcattatggttgttatatcattacattttttacatcattacggttgttacatcattacgttttttacatcattacggttgtaaCGTCATTATagttgttacatcattacggttgttacatcattacggttgttatatcattacattttttacatcattacggttgttacatcattacggttgttatatcattacattttttacatcattacggttgttatatcattacattttttacatcattccggttgttacatcattacgattgttacatcattacggttgttacgtCATTATGGTTGTTACGTCATTACAGTTGTTACGTCATTATGGTTGTTACgtcattacggttgttacatcattacggttcttacatcattacggttgttacatcattacggttgttacatcattatggttgttacatcattatggttgttacatcattatggttgttacatcattacggttcttacatcattacggttgttacatcattacagttgttacatcattatggttgttacatcattatggttgttacatcattacggttgttacatcattacggttcttacatcattacggttgttacatcattacggttgttacgtcattacggttgttacatcattatggttgttacatcattacggttgttacatcattacggttgttacatcattacattttttacatcattacggttgttacatcattacgttttttacatcattacggttgtaaCGTCATTATagttgttacatcattacggttgttacatcattacggttgttatatcattacatttttaacatcattacggttgttacatcattacggttgttatatcattacattttttacatcattacggttgttacatcattacattttttacatcattccggttgttacatcattacgattgttacatcattacggttgttacgtCATTATGGTTGTTACGTCATTACGGTTGTTACGTCATTACGGTTGTTACGTCATtatggttgttacatcattacggttgttacatcattacggttgttatatcattacatttttaacatcattacggttgttacatcattacggttgttatatcattacattttttacatcattacggttgttacatcattacattttttacatcattccggttgttacatcattacgattgttacatcattacggttgttacgtCATTATGGTTGTTACGTCATtatggttgttacatcattacggttgttacatcattacggttcctacatcattacggttgttacatcattacggttcttacatcattacggttgttatatcattacattttttacatcattacggttgttacatcattacggttgttacatcattacattttttacatcattacggttgttacatcattacggttgttatatcattacattttttacatcattaCGGTTCTTACATCATTACGTTTttttacatcattacggttgtaaCGTCATTATGGTTGTTACATCATTgcggttgttacatcattacggttgttataTCATTACATTTTCACATCATtccggttgttacatcattacggttgttacatcattatggttgttacatcattatggttgttacatcattacggttgttacatcattacggttgttacatcattatggttgttacatcattacggttgtaaCGTCATtatggttgttacatcattatggttgttacatcattacggttgttatatcattacattttttacatcattacggttgttacatcattacgttttttacatcattacggttgtaaCGTCATtatggttgttacatcattatggttgttacatcattacggttgttatatcattacattttttacatcattacggttgttatatcattacattttttacatcattacggttgttacatcattacggttgttatatcattacattttttacatcattacggttgttataTCATTTCATTTTTTACATCATTCCGGTTGTTACAGCATTACGGTTgttatatcattacattttttacatcattccggttgttacatcattacgattgttacatcattacggttgttacgtCATTATGGTTGTTACGTCATTACAGTTGTTACGTCATTATGGTTGTTACGTCATtatggttgttacatcattacggttgttacatcattatggttgttacatcattatggttgttacatcattatggttgttacatcattacggttcttacatcattacggttgttacatcattacagttgttacatcattatggttgttacatcattatggttgttacatcattacggttgttacatcattacggttcTTACATCATtatggttgttacatcattatggttgttacatcattacggttgttacatcattatggttgttatatcattacattttttacatcattacggttgttacatcattacgttttttacatcattacggttgtaaCGTCATTGTAGTttttacatcattacggttgttacatcattacggttgttatatcattacatttttaacatcattacggttgttacatcattacggttgttatatcattacattttttacatcattacggttgttacatcattacattttttacatcattccggttgttacatcattacgattgttacatcattacggttgttacgtCATTATGGTTGTTACgtcattacggttgttacatcattacggttgttacatcattacggttcttacatcattacggttgttacatcattacggttcttacatcattacggttgttatatcattacattttttacatcattacggttgttacatcattacggttgttatatcattacattttttacatcattacggttgttacatcattacggttgttatatcattacattttttacatcattaCGGTTCTTACATCATTACGTTTttttacatcattacggttgtaaCGTCATTATGGTTGTTACATCATTgcggttgttacatcattacggttgttataTCATTACATTTTCACATCATtccggttgttacatcattacgattgttacatcattacggttgttacgtCATtatggttgttacatcattacggttgttacatcattacggttgttacgtCATtatggttgttacatcattatggttgttacatcattacggttgttacatcattacggttgttacatcattatggttgttacatcattacggttgtaaCGTCATtatggttgttacatcattatggttgttacatcattacggttgttatatcattacattttttacatcattacggttgttacatcattacgttttttacatcattacggttgtaaCGTCATtatggttgttacatcattatggttgttacatcattacggttgttatataattacattttttacatcattacggttgttacatcattacggttgttatatcattacattttttacatcattccggttgttacatcattacaattgttacatcattacggttgttacgtCATTATGGTTGTTACGTCATtatggttgttacatcattacggttgttacatcattacggttcttacatcattacggttcttacatcattacggttgttatatcattacattttttacatcattacggttgttacatcattacggttgttatatcattacattttttacatcattccggttgttacatcattacgattgttacatcattacggttgttatgTCATTATGGTTGTTAtatcattacggttgttacatcattacggttgttatgTCATTATGGTagttacatcattacggttgttacatcattatggttgtggcatcattacggttgttacatcattacggttgttataTCATTACATTTTCACATCATTCCGGTTGTTACATCATTCCGattgttacatcattacggttgttacgtCATtatggttgttacatcattacggttgttacatcattacggttgttacatcattgCGGTTGTTACGTCATtatggttgttacatcattacagttgttacatcattacggttgttacatcattacggttgttatatcattacatttttttacatcatTACAGTTGTTACATCGTtatggttgttacatcattacattttttacatcattacggttgttacataATTACGGTTGTTATATCATTAAAATTTTTACATCATTCCGGTTGTTACATCATtccggttgttacatcattatggTTGGTACATCATTATGGTTgttatatcattacattttttacatcattacggttgttgcatcattacggttgttacatcattacggttgttatatcattacggttgttacatcattacggttgttacatcattatggttgttatatcattacattttttacatcattacggttgttatatcattacattttttacatcattacggttgttacatcattacggttgttatatcattacggttgttatatcattacatttattacatcattacggttgttacatcattacggtttTTACATCATTATGGTTGTTACATCATcacggttgttacatcattacggttgttataTCATTAAATTttttacatcattacggttgttacatcattacggttgttacatcattacgtTTTTTTATGAGGCTTAAAAAAGACTACTTACACTTTGTGGCCTATCATACTTAACTTTTAGACTGGTTGTGACCATGGTCATCTAGTCAATATGACTATGATTTCACTGAACGTTTTTTCAGAGAAATAATGTCAATTAGGCATTTTATATTCATTATTCAATCGCTCGAGTGTTTGTTTTGGTTTATTGTAAAATCTGATTAATGAGAAGTAAATTAATGGAAAAAATAACTGTGCTTGTCAAAGTAGCCTTGTTTGAAGGCTAATGTATAATATGTTATATATTATGCATATTCATTAATTTGGTCACATTCATTTGAAGGTTTCTGTCAGTGTTGAAAATCTTTACAGAAACCGTGGTGTGATTACTTCAAATTAGGTTTCTATTAATATAGTGGACAATGGTATCCATTTGCTATTGCGTAATGGATTCATTAATACATGGATATGATTAGCAGACTAGAAGGTGGTCAGAACAGAACAGCAGCTGCATTGATAATCTTATCTATTATAGGATATTGCTGACCTATGGCCAGTACTTTAGACATCATCAGTGATCCCAGAACATGACCCGTAAAACCCCCATTATCTACCACCACAGCTCTCATTCACTAAAGCTAACACCCTGGCTCTTTTACCTTCAGTTTTGAACACCAGCTTCACACAGCTGAAAATGCTATATTTTTtcttatggaaaatatatttcacagcggtttagatggtacagtgattctctacacgattcttgcttgttttgtcacaaactgaaattagccGAACTATTAGAATtatagcaaccaggaaatggtggagcgatttctgcatagtgcatctttaagaacgggaagcatagaaattgtgcacatagaacagatctaccacttcttagacttgctttcaatgagaatgacagatctataactcctaTTTCTGTGTGAATTTGGTTGGCTCGCCAAAAAACTTATATATTGCAAAGTTCTAGATATAACCTTTTTGTAGATTGTACATATACGTAGGTAAGGTACGTCAGACTAAACCCTAGTCCTCCAGGTTCCAGCCTCCCAGCAAGTCCATGAGGCCTGGTGCCAGTGCGGTCTTTGGGTTCCTGTTCTTGGCTCTGCTCCAGAGGGAACTCGCCTTCCTTCCGTCCAACCTCTGGAGCGGTTGTAAATCCTGAGGAAGGGAGGTCAAAGTTTCTCGTCAATCTGCCTCTAGTCACGGCACCACACTCGGTTCAAAGTGCTTTGTATTGTAAGTCATTGTTAATTAATTTGACTGCCTCTTGTGGAGCTGGTTGCTGCACAGCCGTCTGAAGTTGGGttgaagaaagaaagagaaaagccTCCCGCCACATCTGCTCCAACAGCCACATACTTTAGAGATACACTGAGTggaaaaaacattaggaacacctgctctttccatgacacagactgaccaggtgaatccaggtgaaagctgtgatcccttatggATAtcgcttgttaaatccacttcagttaGTGTatatgaaagggaggagacaggttatagaagccttgagacaattgagacatagattttgtatgtttgccattcagagggtgaatgggcaagacaaaaggtgtaaatgcctttgaacggggtatggtggtaggtgccaggcacaccggtttgtgtcaagaactccaccgttgctgggtttttcacgctccaGTTTCCCGTGtttcaagaatagtccaccatccagaggacatccagccaacttgacacaactgtgggaagcattggagtcaacatgggttagcttccctgtggaatgcttttgacaccttgtagagtccatgcctcaacACATTGAGGTGTTctgagggcgggggggggggggggggggggcgcaacaCAAtcttaggaaggtgttcctaatgtttggtatactcagtgtaaaggACATGAAAAGCGTAATTGGTTTTACTTTTGATCTCAGGTTTTTGAGGATTCTGAATTAGCCGTTTCTTGCTGGCTCTGTTTGTGGTTGAAGAGGATGCTTTCACTTTCTGCACTGCAACTGTAAAGTAAACCAGCTTCTACCTGAAGAGTGAGAAGGAGCACAAAAAACTCAAAGAGCCAGTGGTGACATTTCTTAATACTATGCCCCCATGCTAAGGTTCAGGTTGGTGGCTTGACCTAAGCCACTATCGTCATCCTAGACCTTTAAATGGAGACAGACAACCCCTTGGAAACTTCTGAACCCCTTTGTTAGTTTCTGTCGGATTGCAACAATTCGTGACAATTAGCGACTAGTAGTGACAGTGACAATTAGCGACAATTAGAGACTACTAGCCATACAGGAGATTAGGTGGTCAAGCAGCAGGAGTAGTGTGTTAATGAGTGGGTCAACGTGGGCCCTTCGGGATGAACCCAAGTAGCACACACAGAATGGGGCCGATCACGCTCACGTCCAGTCTTGTTTTTTTGAACGAATGAATGTCACTCACTTGTTGCACCCCCTTTAAGTTTTACTAGTCTTACGTTGTCATATTTCATAGACACGTGACATATTTACAAAGGTAGATTGATGTTCGCCTTCTGCTTGTGTtttgaatcacacacacacacgcacacacacagagagggttgATTTGAATCGTATCCCTCCCTGAACTCCATAACCTTGGACAGTGTAACTTGGCCCAGTGCCAGTCACTGCAGGTGGGAAGGACTGCTGTCATTCAAACTGAGCAGCGCGTCGCCATCGTTCCTCGAAAGTGTCATTCCTCGTTTT
Coding sequences within:
- the LOC120032870 gene encoding metal transporter CNNM2-like isoform X2; this encodes MAEPSAPVPFAKMASLSRVRALTMIFLTVSGCLVTSTSGKEGGVESDTVIIGLRLEDTDDISFMDRGYLRVSERSRVKLRVYGQNINNETWSKISFTEHEQIRPVGDIDSLSGDNGSKEDTSAHPCGIRTSDIIILPNIILSRRTSGVVEIEVKPLRKTERSKSYYLCIATSTPAHNAAGLHDPWTENTWIYHDGDDTKVIVVEEKRFLLPFWLQVIFISMLLCLSGMFSGLNLGLMALDPMELQIVQNCGTEMEKNYAKKIEPVRSQGNYLLCSLLLGNVLVNTTLTILFDDIAGSGLIAVVMSTIGIVIFGEIVPQAICSRHGLAVGANTIFLTKFFMLLTFPASYPVSKLLDYLLGQEIGTVYNREKLLEMLRVTDPYNDLVKEELNIIQGALELRTKTVEDVMTPLRDCFMIPGDAILDFNTMSEIMESGYTRIPVFEGERSNIVDLLFVKDLAFVDPDDSTPLKTITKFYSHQLHFVFNDTRLDAMLEEFKKGKSHLAIVQRVNNEGEGDPFYEVLGIVTLEDIIEEIIKSEILDETDLYTDNKTKKKITHRERKQDFSAFKPNDSEMKVKISPQLLLATLRYLATEVESFGPVQMSEKILLRLLKHPNVIQELKYDEKNKRAPEHYLFHRNKPVDYFILILQGKVEVEAGKEGMKFEAGAFSSYGMMALTTSPVPLSLSRTFVVSRAESLAGSPENKSPPRPFGLNHSDSLNRSDRIDAITPTLGSSNNQLNAFLQIYMPDYSVRAVSDLQYIKVTRQQYQNALMASRMDKTPQSMDSEFTKIELTLTTELHDGGGGGVLETPAMAHHETAGLLNLNTQPQNCLAHRVNHTAHNEGPI
- the LOC120032870 gene encoding metal transporter CNNM2-like isoform X4, which gives rise to MAEPSAPVPFAKMASLSRVRALTMIFLTVSGCLVTSTSGKEGGVESDTVIIGLRLEDTDDISFMDRGYLRVSERSRVKLRVYGQNINNETWSKISFTEHEQIRPVGDIDSLSGDNGSKEDTSAHPCGIRTSDIIILPNIILSRRTSGVVEIEVKPLRKTERSKSYYLCIATSTPAHNAAGLHDPWTENTWIYHDGDDTKVIVVEEKRFLLPFWLQVIFISMLLCLSGMFSGLNLGLMALDPMELQIVQNCGTEMEKNYAKKIEPVRSQGNYLLCSLLLGNVLVNTTLTILFDDIAGSGLIAVVMSTIGIVIFGEIVPQAICSRHGLAVGANTIFLTKFFMLLTFPASYPVSKLLDYLLGQEIGTVYNREKLLEMLRVTDPYNDLVKEELNIIQGALELRTKTVEDVMTPLRDCFMIPGDAILDFNTMSEIMESGYTRIPVFEGERSNIVDLLFVKDLAFVDPDDSTPLKTITKFYSHQLHFVFNDTRLDAMLEEFKKGKSHLAIVQRVNNEGEGDPFYEVLGIVTLEDIIEEIIKSEILDETDLYTDNKTKKKITHRERKQDFSAFKPNDSEMKVKISPQLLLATLRYLATEVESFGPVQMSEKILLRLLKHPNVIQELKYDEKNKRAPEHYLFHRNKPVDYFILILQGKVEVEAGKEGMKFEAGAFSSYGMMALTTSPENKSPPRPFGLNHSDSLNRSDRIDAITPTLGSSNNQLNAFLQIYMPDYSVRAVSDLQYIKVTRQQYQNALMASRMDKTPQSMDSEFTKIELTLTTELHDGGGGGVLETPAMAHHETAGLLNLNTQPQNCLAHRVNHTAHNEGPI